Proteins found in one Brevibacillus brevis genomic segment:
- the edeI gene encoding edeine biosynthesis hybrid PKS-NRPS EdeI — translation MSLLKKYILEQVAAHRLQEKEALPLLKELSSANVNTRQDIAIIGMACRFPGANSLEEYWNNLKQGHDSIGDIPAARRPDVERVAREFFNGKDFKYERMGYLDHVDLFDHAFFEISPAEARTMDPYQRMFLELAWETFEHAGYSEKMISGSPTGVFLGYCDNESQYQRVLKNVDSSSLAGNVAAIIASRISYLLNLSGPSQLINTSCSSSLVALHQACHAIGNNDCRMALVGGVNLSLFPIQQDTDFGIVSVDRKTKAFDDFADGTVWGEGLGAVLLKSYEQAVKDNDYIHAVIKSTAVNCDGRSTSITAPNAISQSALLRTTWERARINPESISYIEAHGTGTRLGDPVEIEGIMHAFQKVSKRKQFCAIGSVKSNIGHTIAASGVAGIIKTVLMMKHRQIPPTLHVKRPNTLIPFIDSPVYINDVLKAWDVEADQPVRRAGVSAFGLSGTNAHVLLEEPPGREATAVTGAGDYLITLSAKTSDSLWDLLEKYQAFLSGPSEHSLLDMCATANIGRGHYRYRLAFIINSKEDFLQKIHRLCAGDRTEDGAPIVDGNEVFYGVLNSRGESALTISVQIDSANPVETAKQYVTGVPINWLEYYRPVKWKKVPLPTYSFAKTRHWVESDQSANDMAERSTAGASEAIHKNEIADVHKIASTFFTFGETLLNQVNVRKQTDLEENEIFYSGLSSLACFKQLGVFHKQDQTYTLEELREAVGIDGRNEHLFQLMLGLVVKASLVEHVEGTYRLSAHAVGLDTETFYQDCLDRYPNERDTFSQLKACFAHYTTIMTGQNVRVSTDSTTNLFKPYADRITLGNPSGLMAVETIAQYIHSFSRPVRILELGGGSSSLTRLLLPKIEKQDVTYTFTDRAQSSLAEAEKEFQEVYPFVQFRSFDMEQDPAEQAFELHAYDVIIANNAIHRTKDVRASLSILHQLLAEKGVLFAIELVKNRSTANVIGGLAADWWQHKDTDLRPQNRLMDALRWEKALRDTNYQSVAIYPSSTALGDLSDSALLIGHSAYTPQEYREWLYQINWQTKELTANSQTQRSGIWLVLQDEGGVGETLADAMSSEGHEVFRLRSGEAFAYVSSHEFILDPSQPEDLRRVFERLGDKKEKLTGIIHLWSLTSGAQQPNDREQLEALESAQHLGVYSLFHLTQVLLELDLKQVIDLRIVSNYAQAVDDNGPVFSEKAPLFGLAKVISQENPKLQCFSLDLATEGLSVSQLAGQLLAEIRCNRDDTLVAYRGNRIVPEMNRCDIDQIPKRPVEIRENGVYLIAGGTGKLGLAFSKHLAAQKNVTLVLINRSPLPPNHEWRERLQHPDCSAAEARKLKALLELEEMGAQVVCYAADVSDRQQMEDISEQVRARYGPINGIIQSAAHITFETIQTKKFSDFQNGLKAKMAGTVILDQIAEPEHLDFFVIFSSLASIWGGATGSDYVSSNCFLDAYSAARSRTGKPTIALNWYAFEGITGPGFIGYMPMDGAIQAFDASLSCQTEHLIIGQFDLKVLKEWAPSLKVKLGDSIFASRKSHEEREALPAVIMQNRVVLSGREEGDHYTSLELALGQIWSDVLGYTELSIDDDFFRLGGDSLLAIGIVSRVTKQLQKEMTITDLFQTPTIRQLAMLMAPNEETSVSAIPVAEHRDAYPATSSQQRIYVLEQMQEGAVAYNIPTVMMLEGELDREAFERAFVSLVQRHESLRTSFTIVDGALMQTVHPSVDFTLAYSEVDENEAKKTVEQFIQPFDLSKAPLVRGMLIRIDVNKHLLLFDMHHIVSDGVSINILIREFFQLYQGLELPELRIQYKDYSVWQTEQLGNGVLAAQEKFWQGELDGELPVLNLPTDHPRPSVQSFEGDVLTFEIPQEMTEKVLGLAKNNGATLYMTLLGALTIMLSKYAGEEDIIIGSPVAGRHHADLENIVGVFLNTLAMRNFPRSDRTVADFLQEVKERALAALSHADYPFEMLVDRLMLPKDTARNPLFDVMFILQNTGDAKGSMSANGLTLSPYPFEQRSAQFDLTFDIIEREQRLIVDIEYSNKLFSKETITSMSTHFQKILEQMVENPEQLIGKISMLAEEERLLLIEQWNDTSLEYSREKTVIQLFEEVAATQPNALAVSCGDKKVTYSDLNKRANQVARVIKEHGVTADTCVGLLTNRSVEMMVGLLAILKAGAAFVPIDPDYPEERISYVLENSMTRLVLTHDSLAEKQWGSVDRVDVNDSRIETAEDSNLPTQSAPGDLAYVIYTSGSTGKPKGVMVEHRNLMNFCSGIGEHIDFASADKMLAVTTISFDIFLLETIVPLTKGMTVVIATEQQQADPQVLKELILQEEITFLQLTPSRLQLMLEEKSNLHALDCLKAILIGGEALSTSLFQRLRGQTKARLYNLYGPTETTIWSTVQDLTDAEEVTIGAPLPNTQVYILDEHLQVQPMKINGDLYIAGDGVTRGYFGQPTLTAERFIPNPFQPGQRMYKTGDLARWLPDGRIEYVGRSDFQCKVRGYRIELGEIESALSQHPDITEAVVSVRDTASNPYLAAYYMGPQMLDSDELRAMLSKSLPDYMIPHFYTHMSMWPLTPNGKLDRKSLPEPDAIQHSSHTEYQAPATRLEEQVAGIWQEVLKRETVGMQDNFFQIGGTSLLLVQVHAKLEQLYPGLVRIADLFAHPTLSSLTNFLKNAALDLTDEHEETDTATYWLKELDRVSLIELPPQYWASGEANADTNRVQFSLTGELFENVQQVSQMEAVEVRDVLLSMYLYLMAELTGQQDLYMEVAAAKELQTNAYPFRVNMLEVNTFFDLFKQVQQKRQIIEKMTGEASLWLKKLRTNRNEGTVIPFFGSVNAFTDATFTHHEHELTFWIKEGKDVIDIVCVFDPDCLRAEKVTEMTQDYQQLLRMLVNEYMT, via the coding sequence ATGAGTTTGCTAAAAAAATACATCTTGGAGCAAGTGGCAGCTCATCGGCTGCAAGAGAAGGAAGCACTCCCCTTGCTGAAAGAACTGTCCTCTGCCAACGTGAATACGCGCCAAGATATCGCGATCATCGGTATGGCTTGTCGTTTTCCCGGAGCCAACAGCCTCGAAGAATACTGGAACAATTTGAAACAGGGGCATGATTCAATTGGCGATATCCCTGCTGCAAGGCGTCCAGACGTCGAGAGGGTAGCGAGAGAATTTTTTAACGGCAAAGATTTTAAGTATGAGCGGATGGGATATCTCGATCACGTGGATTTGTTTGATCATGCGTTTTTCGAGATCTCACCTGCAGAGGCTCGAACCATGGATCCTTATCAGCGGATGTTTCTGGAGTTGGCATGGGAAACATTTGAACATGCCGGGTATAGCGAGAAGATGATCAGCGGTTCACCTACCGGCGTATTTCTGGGATATTGTGACAATGAATCCCAATACCAGCGTGTGTTGAAAAACGTTGATTCGTCTTCGCTTGCTGGCAACGTTGCAGCAATTATCGCTTCACGAATTTCCTATTTGCTGAATTTGTCAGGTCCGAGCCAATTGATTAATACATCTTGCTCTTCCTCCTTGGTCGCTCTGCACCAAGCATGTCATGCCATTGGAAATAACGATTGTCGAATGGCTCTTGTAGGTGGAGTTAACCTTTCCCTGTTTCCGATTCAACAAGATACTGACTTTGGCATCGTTTCTGTAGACCGAAAAACCAAAGCATTTGATGATTTTGCTGATGGAACAGTATGGGGAGAAGGTCTTGGCGCTGTTCTTTTGAAGTCATACGAACAAGCAGTCAAGGATAACGATTACATCCATGCGGTAATCAAAAGCACGGCGGTCAACTGTGATGGTCGTTCTACCAGCATTACAGCGCCCAATGCGATTTCTCAGTCTGCTTTGTTGCGAACAACCTGGGAGCGGGCGCGAATCAATCCGGAGAGCATCTCTTATATTGAGGCACATGGGACCGGGACCAGATTAGGTGATCCTGTCGAGATTGAGGGGATCATGCATGCCTTTCAGAAGGTTTCAAAACGAAAGCAATTTTGCGCAATAGGCTCGGTCAAAAGCAATATCGGGCACACGATAGCAGCATCAGGTGTAGCTGGGATCATTAAAACGGTTCTGATGATGAAACATCGTCAGATTCCGCCGACGCTGCATGTGAAACGGCCGAATACCTTAATTCCTTTTATTGATTCGCCTGTTTATATCAATGATGTACTAAAGGCTTGGGATGTCGAGGCGGACCAACCTGTGAGGAGAGCCGGGGTAAGTGCATTCGGCCTGAGCGGGACAAACGCCCACGTCCTATTGGAAGAGCCTCCTGGGCGCGAGGCGACAGCCGTCACTGGAGCTGGTGATTACCTCATTACGTTATCTGCCAAAACAAGTGACTCACTATGGGATTTGCTCGAGAAATACCAAGCATTTTTATCGGGGCCTTCTGAGCATTCCCTTTTGGATATGTGCGCTACTGCCAATATTGGGCGCGGACACTATCGATATCGCCTTGCCTTCATTATCAACAGCAAAGAGGACTTTTTGCAGAAGATCCATCGCCTGTGCGCGGGAGATCGGACAGAGGACGGTGCTCCGATTGTTGATGGGAACGAGGTATTCTACGGAGTACTGAATTCACGTGGTGAAAGTGCATTGACGATCAGCGTGCAAATAGACAGCGCTAACCCAGTAGAAACGGCAAAACAGTACGTGACCGGGGTGCCTATCAATTGGCTTGAATATTACCGTCCTGTCAAATGGAAGAAGGTACCTTTGCCAACCTATTCCTTTGCCAAAACCCGTCACTGGGTGGAATCTGATCAATCTGCAAACGACATGGCAGAGCGGTCCACTGCCGGAGCATCTGAGGCGATTCATAAGAACGAAATAGCAGATGTGCATAAAATTGCTTCCACCTTCTTTACTTTTGGGGAAACCTTACTGAATCAAGTGAATGTCCGAAAGCAAACAGATTTGGAAGAGAATGAGATTTTTTATTCCGGCTTGTCATCGCTTGCGTGCTTCAAGCAACTGGGTGTTTTCCACAAGCAGGATCAAACATACACGCTGGAAGAATTGCGTGAAGCTGTAGGGATTGATGGAAGAAATGAACATCTCTTCCAACTCATGCTTGGGCTTGTCGTTAAGGCGTCTCTGGTTGAACACGTTGAAGGAACATACCGTCTATCTGCACATGCAGTGGGCCTTGATACGGAAACGTTTTATCAGGATTGTCTGGATCGCTATCCGAATGAGCGGGATACGTTCTCTCAATTGAAAGCGTGTTTTGCTCATTACACAACGATCATGACGGGGCAGAACGTTCGGGTGTCGACCGACAGTACTACTAACTTATTTAAGCCATATGCGGATCGCATTACTCTTGGAAACCCTTCTGGACTTATGGCAGTGGAAACCATTGCTCAATACATCCATTCGTTTAGCCGTCCCGTCCGTATTTTGGAGCTCGGGGGCGGTTCCAGTAGTCTGACTCGCTTATTGCTGCCGAAGATTGAGAAACAAGATGTCACCTACACGTTTACGGATCGTGCGCAATCGTCTCTCGCAGAGGCAGAAAAAGAGTTCCAAGAGGTGTACCCGTTTGTGCAGTTCCGCTCGTTCGACATGGAGCAGGACCCAGCCGAACAAGCCTTCGAACTACACGCGTACGATGTGATTATCGCCAATAATGCTATACACAGGACGAAGGATGTTCGGGCATCCTTATCGATATTGCATCAGTTGCTTGCAGAGAAAGGCGTGCTGTTTGCGATCGAGCTCGTGAAAAATCGTTCAACGGCAAATGTGATCGGGGGGCTTGCCGCAGACTGGTGGCAGCACAAAGACACCGATCTGCGACCGCAAAACAGACTGATGGATGCGTTACGTTGGGAAAAGGCGCTTCGAGATACGAACTATCAATCGGTTGCCATTTATCCGTCGTCAACAGCGCTGGGTGATCTGTCTGATTCAGCGTTATTGATCGGACATTCAGCGTATACGCCACAAGAGTATCGGGAGTGGCTCTACCAGATCAACTGGCAAACAAAAGAGCTGACAGCCAATTCTCAGACCCAGCGTTCAGGAATCTGGCTGGTGCTTCAAGATGAAGGCGGTGTTGGAGAAACGCTGGCTGATGCGATGTCATCGGAAGGACATGAAGTGTTCAGACTCCGCAGCGGTGAGGCTTTTGCCTACGTTTCTTCCCACGAGTTTATCCTAGATCCCAGCCAGCCAGAAGATCTGCGGCGTGTGTTCGAGAGACTTGGAGACAAAAAGGAAAAGCTGACTGGAATTATCCATTTATGGAGCTTGACCTCGGGTGCTCAGCAGCCAAATGATCGCGAACAGCTTGAGGCTCTTGAATCAGCGCAACACCTGGGAGTTTACAGTCTGTTTCATTTGACACAAGTGTTGCTGGAGCTGGATCTGAAGCAGGTGATTGATTTACGGATCGTTTCGAACTACGCACAAGCAGTGGATGACAACGGACCTGTTTTCTCAGAAAAAGCTCCCTTGTTCGGTCTTGCCAAGGTTATCTCTCAGGAAAATCCAAAACTGCAATGCTTTAGTTTGGATCTAGCAACTGAGGGGCTGTCCGTATCGCAGTTAGCAGGCCAGCTTCTAGCGGAAATTCGCTGCAATCGGGATGACACATTGGTTGCCTATAGAGGAAATCGTATCGTCCCAGAAATGAATCGCTGCGATATCGATCAAATCCCGAAGCGGCCCGTAGAGATACGCGAAAATGGCGTTTACTTGATCGCTGGAGGTACAGGAAAACTGGGACTGGCATTTAGTAAGCATCTGGCCGCGCAAAAAAATGTCACGCTCGTGCTGATTAATCGTTCACCACTTCCACCTAACCACGAATGGCGTGAGCGTTTACAGCATCCAGACTGCAGTGCTGCTGAAGCACGAAAGCTGAAAGCGCTGCTTGAGCTGGAGGAAATGGGAGCGCAGGTAGTCTGCTATGCAGCCGACGTGTCTGACCGTCAGCAGATGGAGGATATTTCGGAGCAAGTCCGAGCCCGTTACGGACCGATCAACGGGATTATTCAATCCGCGGCGCATATCACCTTCGAGACGATTCAGACGAAGAAGTTTTCCGATTTTCAAAATGGTTTGAAAGCGAAGATGGCAGGCACAGTCATACTCGATCAGATAGCTGAACCAGAGCATTTGGATTTCTTTGTCATCTTCTCATCACTTGCTTCGATTTGGGGTGGAGCGACTGGAAGTGACTATGTCTCCTCCAACTGCTTCCTGGATGCCTATAGTGCCGCTCGCAGTCGAACGGGAAAACCAACGATAGCTTTGAACTGGTATGCGTTTGAAGGAATAACAGGTCCTGGTTTTATCGGATACATGCCGATGGATGGAGCCATTCAAGCCTTCGATGCATCGCTGTCTTGCCAAACTGAGCACCTGATCATTGGACAGTTTGATTTGAAAGTGCTGAAGGAATGGGCACCGTCTCTGAAAGTAAAGCTAGGAGATTCGATATTTGCAAGCAGAAAGTCTCATGAAGAACGCGAAGCACTACCCGCAGTGATTATGCAAAATCGTGTTGTTTTGTCTGGCAGGGAGGAAGGCGATCATTACACGTCCTTGGAGCTTGCCTTAGGTCAGATTTGGTCTGATGTGCTGGGTTACACCGAACTGAGCATCGACGACGACTTTTTCAGACTGGGTGGCGATTCTCTTTTGGCAATCGGTATCGTTTCCCGTGTCACCAAGCAGTTGCAAAAAGAGATGACGATCACCGACCTGTTTCAGACACCGACGATTCGTCAATTGGCTATGTTGATGGCTCCGAACGAAGAAACATCTGTGTCAGCGATTCCTGTAGCAGAGCATCGGGATGCTTACCCCGCCACCTCGTCTCAGCAAAGAATTTATGTGCTGGAACAAATGCAGGAAGGGGCAGTTGCCTATAACATCCCAACTGTCATGATGCTTGAAGGAGAGCTAGATAGAGAGGCTTTCGAACGTGCATTTGTCTCGTTGGTTCAGCGTCATGAGTCGTTGCGAACCTCATTTACCATCGTGGATGGAGCTTTGATGCAAACCGTTCACCCGAGCGTAGATTTTACGTTGGCGTATAGCGAAGTCGACGAGAACGAGGCCAAGAAAACGGTCGAACAATTCATCCAACCATTTGACTTGTCAAAAGCGCCGCTTGTTCGCGGGATGCTCATTCGCATTGATGTCAACAAACACTTGTTGCTGTTCGACATGCATCACATTGTTTCCGATGGTGTGTCCATCAACATTTTGATCCGCGAGTTCTTCCAATTGTATCAGGGACTCGAGTTGCCCGAGCTGCGGATTCAATATAAAGACTACAGCGTGTGGCAAACCGAACAACTTGGCAATGGGGTATTGGCTGCTCAGGAGAAATTCTGGCAGGGAGAGCTGGATGGAGAACTTCCTGTGCTTAATCTGCCTACAGACCACCCGCGACCGTCCGTTCAGAGCTTCGAGGGAGATGTCCTGACCTTTGAGATTCCTCAAGAGATGACAGAGAAGGTACTAGGACTGGCAAAAAACAATGGGGCAACCTTGTACATGACGTTGCTGGGAGCGCTCACCATTATGTTGTCGAAATACGCTGGCGAAGAAGACATTATCATTGGATCGCCAGTGGCTGGCCGTCACCATGCAGACCTGGAAAACATCGTGGGTGTCTTTCTGAACACACTGGCGATGAGAAACTTCCCGCGAAGCGACCGAACCGTAGCGGATTTCCTTCAGGAAGTAAAGGAACGGGCATTAGCTGCGCTCTCTCATGCCGACTATCCGTTCGAAATGCTGGTGGATCGTCTGATGCTGCCAAAAGATACGGCGCGCAACCCGCTGTTTGATGTGATGTTCATTTTGCAAAATACCGGCGACGCGAAGGGAAGCATGAGTGCAAATGGCCTTACGCTCTCTCCTTATCCATTTGAACAACGCTCTGCCCAGTTTGATCTGACCTTTGACATCATCGAGCGAGAACAGCGCCTGATTGTCGATATCGAATACAGCAACAAGCTGTTCAGCAAAGAGACGATCACGTCGATGTCCACACACTTCCAGAAGATTCTGGAGCAGATGGTGGAAAATCCTGAACAGTTGATCGGTAAGATATCCATGCTAGCAGAAGAAGAACGTTTGCTGCTGATTGAGCAATGGAATGACACAAGCTTGGAATACTCACGTGAAAAAACAGTCATCCAGCTTTTTGAAGAAGTAGCGGCAACACAGCCAAACGCGCTAGCTGTATCGTGCGGAGATAAGAAAGTTACTTATTCAGATTTAAATAAGCGTGCAAATCAAGTTGCTCGTGTGATCAAGGAACACGGCGTCACTGCTGATACTTGCGTGGGCCTTTTGACGAATCGTTCCGTGGAAATGATGGTCGGACTCTTGGCGATCTTGAAAGCAGGAGCTGCGTTTGTTCCGATTGATCCGGACTATCCAGAAGAACGTATCTCCTATGTTCTGGAAAATAGCATGACTCGCCTCGTCTTAACCCATGATTCTCTTGCAGAGAAGCAGTGGGGAAGTGTTGACCGAGTGGACGTAAACGATTCCCGGATAGAGACGGCAGAAGACTCGAATCTTCCAACACAGTCTGCACCTGGCGATCTCGCCTATGTCATTTACACATCGGGATCTACAGGCAAGCCTAAGGGCGTCATGGTTGAGCACCGCAATTTGATGAACTTCTGCTCGGGGATCGGGGAACACATCGATTTTGCCAGTGCAGACAAAATGCTGGCTGTGACGACGATTTCGTTTGATATTTTTCTGCTTGAAACGATTGTACCGCTGACGAAAGGGATGACCGTAGTCATTGCAACCGAACAGCAGCAAGCAGACCCGCAGGTGCTCAAGGAGTTGATTTTGCAGGAAGAGATCACGTTCCTTCAACTGACTCCATCCCGACTGCAGCTCATGCTGGAAGAGAAGAGCAACTTGCACGCACTTGACTGCCTGAAAGCAATCCTGATTGGAGGAGAAGCTCTTTCAACGTCTTTGTTCCAACGGCTTCGTGGACAGACCAAGGCGAGACTTTACAATCTGTACGGTCCGACTGAAACAACGATCTGGTCTACGGTGCAGGACTTGACAGACGCAGAGGAAGTAACGATTGGAGCACCGTTGCCCAATACACAAGTCTACATCCTCGATGAGCATCTGCAAGTGCAGCCGATGAAGATCAATGGTGATCTTTACATTGCAGGAGATGGGGTAACGAGAGGCTACTTTGGTCAGCCAACACTAACGGCTGAGCGCTTTATCCCTAATCCGTTTCAACCTGGTCAACGCATGTACAAAACAGGTGATCTCGCGAGATGGCTGCCGGATGGGCGTATTGAATACGTGGGACGATCTGACTTTCAGTGCAAAGTGCGCGGTTATCGAATCGAATTGGGTGAGATTGAATCTGCCCTTTCTCAGCATCCGGATATTACGGAAGCGGTGGTCAGTGTGCGAGATACCGCCAGCAATCCTTATCTGGCTGCCTACTATATGGGTCCGCAAATGTTGGACAGTGATGAATTGCGAGCGATGCTGAGCAAAAGTTTACCCGATTACATGATTCCACATTTCTATACACATATGAGTATGTGGCCGCTGACACCAAACGGAAAACTGGATCGCAAATCATTGCCAGAGCCAGATGCAATCCAACACAGCAGTCACACCGAATATCAAGCCCCGGCTACCAGACTGGAAGAACAGGTGGCAGGCATCTGGCAGGAAGTGCTGAAACGTGAAACGGTCGGTATGCAGGATAACTTCTTCCAAATAGGCGGTACTTCGCTTTTACTGGTGCAAGTGCATGCCAAGCTTGAACAGCTTTACCCTGGACTGGTTCGAATTGCCGATTTGTTCGCACATCCTACGCTGTCAAGCCTAACCAACTTTTTGAAGAATGCGGCTTTAGACCTGACAGATGAACATGAGGAAACCGATACGGCCACCTATTGGTTGAAGGAGCTGGATCGTGTCTCGTTGATAGAGCTGCCTCCTCAGTATTGGGCTAGTGGAGAAGCGAATGCGGACACAAACCGGGTCCAATTCTCACTTACTGGTGAGCTGTTTGAAAATGTGCAGCAGGTAAGTCAAATGGAGGCTGTTGAGGTGAGAGACGTCCTGCTTTCGATGTATCTATACCTCATGGCGGAATTGACTGGACAGCAGGATCTCTATATGGAAGTGGCTGCCGCCAAGGAACTGCAGACGAATGCCTATCCATTCCGGGTGAACATGTTGGAGGTCAACACCTTCTTCGATCTATTTAAGCAGGTGCAACAGAAACGACAGATCATTGAGAAAATGACGGGGGAAGCCTCGTTGTGGCTAAAAAAATTGCGGACAAATCGCAATGAAGGAACCGTTATTCCATTCTTTGGCAGTGTGAATGCATTTACAGATGCAACGTTCACACATCATGAACATGAGCTTACCTTCTGGATTAAGGAAGGAAAAGACGTGATAGATATCGTGTGTGTGTTCGACCCTGATTGCCTACGGGCAGAAAAAGTCACGGAGATGACGCAAGATTACCAGCAATTGCTCAGGATGCTAGTGAATGAATACATGACGTAG